The following coding sequences lie in one Lolium perenne isolate Kyuss_39 chromosome 2, Kyuss_2.0, whole genome shotgun sequence genomic window:
- the LOC127328938 gene encoding uncharacterized protein: MGLSVDMLKESDIGFHGIILTRPAYPLGKISLDAVFGTPSKFRKEKLGFEVVDWESQYHAILGRPDFAKFMAVRHYAYLKLKMSGNNGTATTIHGSFSHSDNCDRDFQKIASKF; the protein is encoded by the coding sequence ATGGGATTGTCAGTCGATATGTTAAAAGAATCTGACATTGGCTTTCATGGCATCATCCTAACCCGACCCGCTTATCCCCTTGGTAAAATTTCATTGGACGCTGTCTTCGGCACACCAAGCAAGTTCAGGAAGGAGAAACTCGGGTTCGAGGTGGTagattgggaatcacagtaccacgccatcctcggcaggccagaTTTTGCCAAGTTCATGGCAGTTCGTCATTACGCGTATTTGAAGTTGAAGATGTCGGGCAATAATGGGACAGCAACAACTATTCACGGAAGTTTTTCTCATTCTGATAACTGTGACAGAGATTTCCAGAAGATTGCCTCCAAATTTTGA